The Bacillus carboniphilus genome contains a region encoding:
- the rplL gene encoding 50S ribosomal protein L7/L12 — translation MTKEQIIEAVKEMTVLELNDLVKAIEEEFGVTAAAPVAMAGGAAGGEAAAEQTEFDLILEGAGGQKIKVIKVVREITGLGLKEAKELVDNTPKPIKEGIAKEEAEELKAKLEEVGASVEVK, via the coding sequence ATGACTAAAGAACAAATTATTGAAGCAGTTAAAGAAATGACTGTTTTAGAACTTAACGATTTAGTAAAAGCAATTGAAGAAGAATTTGGTGTAACTGCTGCTGCTCCTGTAGCAATGGCTGGTGGAGCTGCTGGTGGCGAAGCTGCTGCTGAGCAAACAGAATTCGATCTAATTCTTGAAGGTGCTGGCGGACAGAAAATTAAAGTAATTAAAGTTGTTCGTGAAATCACTGGTTTAGGCTTAAAAGAAGCAAAAGAACTTGTTGATAACACTCCAAAACCTATTAAAGAAGGTATTGCTAAAGAAGAAGCAGAAGAACTTAAAGCGAAACTTGAAGAAGTTGGTGCTTCTGTAGAAGTTAAGTAA